In Saccopteryx leptura isolate mSacLep1 chromosome 9, mSacLep1_pri_phased_curated, whole genome shotgun sequence, the genomic window cattgacagatgaaaGATAAACAAAAGGTGGGATGcacatacaacagaatattatgcagtcttaaaaaggaaggaaattctgacacaagatacaacatggatgaatcatgAAGACATTatcttaagtgaaaaaaataatgacacaagacaaatactgtatgatttcacttatatggggTACCTAGAGCGGTCAAACACCTAAGGACAGAACAGAATGGTGGTAACCAATGGTTGGGGAGAAACAATGGTGAATTATTGTTTCATGAGTATGGATTTTCAAGTGAAAAAGTtctggtggtgatggttgcacaatgatatgaatgtacttaatgccactgcaCTGTAttcaaaaatggttaaaatgtaatttttatgttatgtatattttattgcaatttttaaaaaagatcctgTATTAAAAACTAAggtctaaaaacaaataaaaaaattttttaagtaccCTACTTTggttgtctttaaaaatataatttaccttCTTTAATATAACTCAGTtgtatatgttttctttcaataaaaaatccaataaatatttaaaaatcaaagaaggaaaaacatttgaagctatatttaaaagtaaagagataaattttcaaaaaagtgtTCTATGATTAAGAAGGTATGCTAAAtttcaagattttaaaatatccaatAGGATTAATTCACATAGGTCTTTCATACAATTTTTAACATaaggaaaatgaaaactaaaaaacatctTCCAACTTGCCATAAACTGGTATTCCCCACAGACCTTCTCAAGGTAGGGAACATCTCTTGGCACTGATGCTTCACTGAGATACAGAACAGTGTTTCACTAAAGCAAGCCCCTCTCAAGGCATGAGGAATGTGAACACTGTACTTTATACAAACTACCAGCAGTGACAAAGACCGCTTTTTCGTAACATCATTCCTGAGAGATTGACAACCAACTGAGAAACTCTGAAGAACTCAACATTCAAAATTAattaagatcagaaaaaaagagaaagcctcACCTCACTTCGAGTAACCACGATCCTGACCAGGGTGGAGTCATCTGTGCCAGCACCTTTCATAGCATAGTACAGCCTCTCAGCAAAGAAGGCAGGGCGGTTCAGGGCACACTGCACTGCAAGTGAGAGATGCTTCAGGTGCACAATCATGGCCCAAAAAGCTGTCCAGGCTCCAGCTTCCTTTACCCCTGCTAGCCTgccatttttttggtttttgttttaatttaagtgagaggaggtgaaatagagagacagactcctacatgcacccccaCCAAAATCCATCCAACAACCCTATGGAAGGCTGATGttggaatcaattgagctatttttagtgcctgaggctgacgtgctGAGGAATAGAGCGCCCAGCCGActctggaaccaattgagccacttgctgcaagagggaaaaagggagagaagggggagagaagctgaGGGTCGCTTctcttgggtgccctgactgggaatcaaacctgggttgacactctattcactaagtcaactggccagggctcctagcCTGCCTTTGATCTTTCTCTAGGTCATCATCTCAGAAATCTGTGAGGTGAAAATGTTCTCCCCCTTGATTTTTCTCAGCAATCATCTTTCTTTCTACATACAGACTACTTTCAATTCTAGAAGATTCTGTCCAGCCCCAAAAgaaccattttcttttcatagatGCAATAGCTTAGATTCTTTATATGTTTCTCTGTACAATGAGGAGATATGTAGCAACTGTGCCCTAGTAGTATCTTACTTAAAAGCAATAATGAATTCTGAATTCTAGAAGTCAAATATATCATTTGCCAAGAGAAGGATTTGAGATACActctaatataaaaaagaaaacacagattttagcaaatatttaagaaGTCTGACATGTTTTCTCTTAGGAAAATTAACTTAGCAAAGTCTCTTCCTGCAGATAGAAGAGATATACAAACTGTTCATTATTAATTTAGTACAACTGCTATTACTAATGTGTTGCTAACACTCTCTTTAGTCCTATATTCTCCTTGAGAATAAAATGTCCATGTTATTAGACTTTCAAATATTAGGACACCAGAAATTGGGTTTTAATTTCAAAAGGGAAAAGGGTCATCGGGCTGAGCACTTGAAAAATGTTTCAGGGGGACTCAAAATGACTCTGTGTAGTGACTCATTGTTGCTTAGTGCTTTCCCATTCACTTTAATGGAAATGCTACAATCGATCACATATTCTTGCAGTGTCCTCAAGAAAAGCATATAGAATAAAAATCAGATACAgaggtaccttgacacacaagtttaattcGTTTTATCGCCaagctcatgactcaatttgctcgtgtgtcaaatcgaatttccccatttaaattaatgggaatgcaattaatccattccagcccccaAAAACCATAcgaatgttttgttttatatgctcttaaataagaaaatgtactttataaataaacaaatacatataaatatacataataagagagaatgtaaagaaataaactggtttatgaagtgtatttaccttcaaggtcagaaGAAGATgctggagggggggaggagacattagcataacaatggcctttcccaagcaggaaggtaattagtaacttcacagacagctgcccagtgccatttttaacaataacagtgagcaaactcagaaattcacgttttacaaactcatttgcacaacaatcatcattttcttcactgacttttggcttttccACCACACTTTtctcactttcacttagaggctgtTTCAACAAAAATCCTTCCAtgaaagtttgtttcttcctccctttcagaacgttcGCAGgttatctagtggagggtggtggaagctcgtgattcaaatatccgctcaTCCGGGGTGCTGagtatgactccatggcctctgcctcaggcgctagactggctctggccataatggagcaacaccccagatgtgcaaagcatctccccctggtgggcatgccaggtggatactggtcaggtggatgcgggagtctgtctgactgcctccccacttctaactttggaaaaatacaaaaataaaaataacccccCCCATCACAAATATCcgctcgtgacttaaagcaaaaaatcccgtgAGTGACTGTTCGTCTCTCAAactgctcatgatttaaagtgttcgtatgtcaaggtaccactgtaattccAAACTACTCTAATTGATCACACCACCAACCATTCATAGGGAACTGCATATAAAAACAGGATTGGCACAGCCTCTGCTGAAGATGATTCCAGGGAGGCTatattaattatcattatttaataGGAACAACTACTCAAAGCCTCATtcatttataaacaaaacaaagcaaaacacaaaagtATCTTACGGATGGTCTTCAAACCACTTTCAACATTTCCAGAAAACTCACGGCCAACACTGCTTAACAAATCTCGATTAGCCATCTACAAACAAGAAATACAGtggttaaaatattttcacaccTCAAAATGAAAGCCAGATCTTTAAAGGAAAAGTTCATACCCTGGAATAAGCCTCCATAGTAGCTTTCAGCTGAGGAAAACTTCTTGTGGCCAGAATCATGTTGAAGCAAGATTCATCTGTCCCCAGTCTCCCCTCGCCAGCTTGATAGAGACGCTGAGCATCTTCCTGAGCCAACTGGTGGTTAACATTCTGGTTCTCATCACGATTTCCCTGCAAAAGAAGAAGGCAAGAATTGGAAGGAAGTGATACAAGTTCTATTCAAAAGTCTCTTTCCAATCTAGTCACTTATGGATTTAAAGGGACAATTTATTAAAAGTTTATGAGTAAAGCTTGTCATGCATAGCTTTCATTTCCAAAGAAACTACTACTTTCATTTCCACTGCCAACTTtggattttataatatatgattATGGGTTAACGCAGCAATGTTAAAATGAAGGTTTTTAGGGCTTTGAGAGTTAAATTAAACCAGAAAAGGtttcaataaaaaactacatatatgTACAGACATATTTATACATGCATAtcccacacacaaacaaaaagaaaaatatctctacTAAGAGATATAAACTACCActtaaaggaagaaattataaTTCTCTACAGCTGGGGTTTAAgtttaatatgtattatatttaattcCACTGAGTATTTATTAATGCAACTAAAACGTATGGAACACATGTTTTGTGGCAGCCTATATTAGAGTTTTTCAGATAAACAGAACCATTGGGATGTGCTATGTGGTAAAGGAAGGACAAGAtctctgccctcaaggagttTAAGTCAAGAGAGGAAAGAACATAAAATATGGAGActtcatgaacttttttttttttttttttaaatgagagaaggagagatagactcctgcatgcaccgtgACTGGGATTCAgccagcaacccatctggggcagatTCTTGAACCAACTGTGCCcatggccaatgcttgaaccaactgagtccctggctgtaagaggggaagagggagagggggagagggggagagggggagagggagaagagggagaagagggagaaatgggggagaggaagaggagggaaagaagagggagaggggtataatgaggaaagggagaggaagagaagcagagagttgcttttcctgtgtgccctgaccagggatcaaacccaggatgtccgcacACTGGACCAATacgctatccactgagccaaccagccaaggctgaacttccttttctttatccAAGTGTAATCTTAATATGTAAGTATTTAttaagaatgtataaataaaaatgatgcaaGAGCTTTTTGGAAGAAGGTATAAATAACTAAAGTTCAGCTAACTGTGccaatttatatattaaactCTCCTCTGGgataggagggaaggaaggagagggagagaggaagctcTGAGCCTGAACAAGAGTAAAGTTTAGATGGGCAGATGGTTTCTctcaaaaacagaaacacacaccaAAACAAAGGAAAGGCTGTTCTCTAGATTCTCGGTGTCTTTCTGAGTAACAAAATGGAGAAGTATTCCTTGAAGGTGAGAAAGTGCCTTCTGAAGAACCCTGGACACAAGGAATATGTAGAAGCATATTCTCAGGGGATAACCAAATATCACACAGAAAAAGGTGTTCAGGAAAAAGTTGCCACATTATTGCCTTTAGATTCAAACACATAGTCCCATTTTCTTCGGAAGCCATTCCTCTGCTTACTCTCTGGAAGAGGtctctttactttataaattggCTGGGCCTTGAACCCTGCAGAGAGACACTCAGCACCTCATATAAAGTCTTAACCACTTCTTAAGTGTTAAATCATTTAAGTGTTCCTGTTCAGttcctcatttttaaatgctAACCTAACTACTCCCTGCTCTATTACTCTGTTGTAGGTAAACTCAACCTCATCCCACCCATTtgcattattttctcatttccataTCCACTCACTCAGGCTCACTGCCTTTTCTACAACTATCTCATCTTGCTCTGAAGAGCTTCTCCTCTAACTTTAGATCCCTCAAGACTGTGCAGCCTTACGCACTAGCAGGATAGCCAGTAACTCCTGCTACTGAATCAGTGTGCTAGTCTTTTGCATCATCTCTTCCAAATAAACCCTCATCATCTCATTCTAAGTCTGTTTATAAAACCATTCCAAATACTGTATTTGGAGAATTTCCTGTCACCTCTCCAGCACCTCTGGACAATCAGAATAAGGAAGGTCCCAATCGCAATATTTCTGTGAATCCTGACCCATTTTTCTGCATCTCTGACTCTCTGCACACAGTTCTTACCTGTGTAGCACTTCCATGGCAGtcctgcatatctttttttttttttttaattttttttttgtatttttctgaagctggaaacggggaggcagtcagacagactccctgcatgcgcccgaccgggatccacccggcacgcccaccagggggcgatgctctgcccatccggggcgtcgctctgtcacgaccagagccactctagcgcctggggcagaggccaaggagccatccccagcgcccgggccatctatgctccaatagagcctcggctgcgggaggggaagagagagacagagaagagggagagggggaggggtggagaagcagacgggcgcttctcctatgtgccctggccgggaatcgaacccggactcctgcacaccaggccgacactctaccactgagccaactggccagggctgagtccTGCGTATCTTTAGCTAATGGTACAACTTAACTGGCAGAACAATGCTAAGCTTAAAAGCACAGATTCATCCCCATCCTAAGACACAGCTTCAATTTCTGATTGCATACAACTGTAAAGAGGTTAATTGATTTCTGATTCCATACAACTGTAAAGAGGTTAATTGTTGATTCCTTCAAAAGCCAGATTTATAGAAATAAATCTCAACAGTGACTACAAAGAAATTTGTACACGGGGTTTGCACTGTCCCTCTTAAAGGTGGCAAGACTCCAAGGTGGCCaaatattaaaaggaataaaaatgctCACTCTCAAGGGACAATGAACAGTGTTCTTCCACCCTCACACGTTCATACTGTACTCACCTGGCACATAGACACAAGTAAACGTTCAAAATGCCCTGATGTATCTGACCTAATGTCCTTTTCAAGGTCTCGTCCAAATTCTGACTGATAACATCTAACAATTTCTTGGATTTCCTGATTAGTTCTTGTGCATAAAATTTCAATCAATACACGTTCCTGAGTTCCTGCTCCCTGtatgaaataaagaaaggaagaattatacaaaagtaaaacaaaatctcTGAATGTTATTAAATCTTGCTCTTCCACCAAATATTTCTTTGGCCTCCAACCTGAAAAGCTCTATATAGTCAGAGATACAAATAATGTATTGACTCCAGAACTGCCACaatttgtgggtttttaaaaaataggataaatgtaccctgaattattaatgtcatcccataaacatcaataaaaatttatttaaaaaaaaaaaaaaaaaaaaaaaaaaaaaaaaaaaaaaaaaaaaaaaaaaataggataaatattcaaagtaagtGACACACAGTACCTTCATTGCATTCCGTAAACTCCAGGCATCATAATATGTAGTTGGCATGAACAGGGCAAGAATCAGTTCTTCCATATTTCCACTTAACTCTGACTTGAGATCTTTGATTAAATCCTGTTTAATTATAAGTACAAACTAAGTATATGTGCTCTCCAAATTCTTTTGCTTAGATTTAATGGAAAATGAAATTGAATCCCTTTATGAAAACTTAAATTTCAAATCTGAATATTATCTaccaagaaataaattaaaatctacaCTTGAAGTTAGTTATACTCAAACAGATGTATTTTATTCAGTCTATCAATAAACTAATTCTTACTGTAGTTCTACCACTATACCAGGTACAAAGACAAGAGATACATGAACGGCCAAAGGGAAGCGGGATGGGGACTAGGTagaggtgggaagaggaggggaaaatggggacagagacATTGCTAGGCAGAGAGGGCAGAGGTGGTGGGCAGATGGTGGTGTGTTGagctgtgcacttgaaacctgtgtggttttgcaaaccaatgaaTAATTCAAGTGAACAAAGGGATAAAAGATATTAGTATAAGAAACTATTCTTGTTCTATGAGAAAATAGAAATCCTCATCATTGTgttctcatttggaaaaataagATAAACAGCTAAAAAGTGATAATACGTGTAAGGTAGCCTGTACTCCAGCACCAGATGAGTAAGTAGcatagaaataaataacagaaaaagttGAAACAGAAAAAGGTAAAGTACACCACAGGAAGCAGAGAAAGCTTTAATTCCAGATCtttaagcagaaataaaaattagcaggcaaaaaggaagaaaggtatTTCAggcaagaaggaaaaacaaacatgGAACAGAAAAGTggttcccagccctggctggctatgCATTAAAAGCATCTGTggaatttttcttaaaaacaaaaaacaaacaaaaattctcctggctgtttggctcagtggtagagcgtcagcctggtgtgcaggagtcccgggttcaattcctggccagggcacacaggagaagcgcccatctgcttctccacccctccccctctccttcctttctgtctctctcttcccctccggcagccaaggcttcattggagcaaagttggcccgggcgctgaggacagctctatggtctctgcctcaggcactagaatggccctggttgcaacaaagcatcaccccctggtgggcatgcagggtggatcccggtcgggtgcatgcaggagtctgtctgactgcctccccgtttccaacttcagaaaaataaaaataaataaataaataaataaataaatcccttcaaaaaacaaacaaaaattgatgTTGAGGAGGAACACTCAAGAGATTCTgcatattttctgttttgttttgtttttaatttttataagtttatttgagctaaactgatgacatatgccagGTAGGAGGATCTCAAATGCTCCCTGCATGTGTTAAGttctaaagaaaattatgatgatCAACTGAGGTTGAGAACCATTATAGGCATGAACGGACAAAGCTTGTTCAATGGAACAATAAGATGACCAATTTTGTTAGAGGGGAATGTTTTCACAGATTAGTAAATTGAAGTTGTAACTAAATACTCGTATTATTAATTGAATACCAAGCTAAAGAATGTGAATTTAATTCTGCATGCTGGAGGAGCCGCTGGAAACTTGTGtgcaaaaaaatgacattgatgtGGCAACAACAGGCAGTATGGACTATGATAACAGAGGACCTATAGGTGAGAACATTTAGGCTACTAAAATATTTAGGTAAAAATTAAGAAAGGCTTGGACCTCAGTGGTGGCAATGGAAgtgggtgaaaaaggggaaggggttaagaagtacaaagtaagaagttacaaaatagtcatggggatgtaaagtataccatagggaatacagtcaataatactataataatcTGTggggtgtcagatgggtactaaatTTATCGAGGTGATCACTTTTAAGTTATATAACTCTAATCATTATATGTatacctgaaaaaaatataatattatatgtcaactatagttgaaaaagaattatttaaaaaaatttaaaaggctataaagagcctgactaggcagtggcgcagtggatagagcgtcggactgggacgcggaagacctaggttcaagacccccaaggttgccagcttgagcacgggctcatctggtttgagcaaggctcaccagcttgagtccaaggtcactggctcgagcaaggagtcactcggtctgctatagcccccccagtcaaggcacatatgagaaaacaatcaatgaacaactaaggtgccgcaatgaagaattgatgcttctcatctctctcccttcctggctgtctgtccctgtatgttcctctgtctgactctgtcacaaaaaattaaataaaaaaaaaaggctatgaaGGGGCTTTTTAAAGAGTCCCTTTACAGACTAGATCAATAAAATTTAGTTAATAACCAGTTGCTAGAACAAAGCAGTACCTGGCATCTAGTAGGCACTGAATAAACTGATTGATTAAAAATAGGAATCAGCTCTGGCCaggtaacttggttggttagaacattgtatAGACaaatagaggttgctggttcaatccccggtcagggcacaacagaaacagattgatgtttttgtctctctctctaaaatcgtaaataaatttatattaaaaaaaaagaataggaatcaGAGAAGACCATGACAGCCTAAaagaatagtatttttattaattaataggaatttaaaagaaaaggtggttggggataaaaaaaaagtgatatatgaGAATATTCAGAATGGCATAGCATAGGCTGTCTATAAACTAAAAAAACTCATAATATGAAATACATCTTTATGAGAGAAGTGAGTCTGACGCTAAGCCCTGAGGAAATATAGAATCTGTGTCATTTAATAAGCCTTAAGACTAAAGATGCAGATTTGGGCTgggcagaagaggaagagcagaACAGAACGGGCAATGTTGGACCACCTGAGGACCTTCACTCCCATTCTGAGAAAAGTGAACTGGACCCAGAGGATTTTAGGATATTTTTAGGATTCCAAGGTAAATGGCAAATGAATGTTACCCACTTTTCCCTTTATAGCTGAGAGGCAATGGCACTTTTTAGCCATAGATAGCATCTTGCTAGGTTTAGTCACAAATCAtccattctacaaatatttaggAAGTGGATACTGGTTATTGTTCCTGGACTTGGTGCTATAAACAGAAACATTAATATAAATGACATGGTTTGCCTGAGGAAGGCTCAGTTTTGGAGGGTGATAGTGAGATTAGTTATAGCTGGTTTTACAAAATGCTATGGACCACAGAAAAGAAGTAGATAAATCCTGCCCAGAGCAATGAGAGAAACTTCACAGAGTAGCTAAATTAAGCCAAATCCTGTGGAAGTTGTTTGccatgcagaaaaagaaaaaaaggtgctCTAGGCCAACATATACAAAGATATACCAAGAACAGAAGGATCATGATATGTGCAGAGAATGGCAGGAAGTTCCATAGAGTCATAAATACAGGACTACTGAACATCTATCACATACCAGACATAATATAAGCTATCACTATAAGATCAAGGACTActctagaattttttaaaaaggtttttaagagaaaataataacgAATACACCACTCCTGGAGGTCTCTGAAATATagctgtctctattttgttccatcagtactaataaaaaaataatatccaaCCTGACATGAATACTGGGTCTATATAGGTCACTGTTCATGCTcagtcaagaaaaaagaaatacctttCCATACATAGTCTTAAAAGCTGCTTTAATTTTTTGTCTTTGATCGTTGGAACGGTTGGCAACAACATCCACAATTGCTTGTTCATCGGTCCCTGAAAGAACCATACATGATAACATAAGGATAAAGTCTGTGTTGGTGCTCCCCAAGGACATCTCTTAGATGCTTCCAAGGCACCCAGAGCCAGATTAAACTGAGGTGAGTACACACAGGCTGCCACAAAAGCTTGGTTTatgacagtggtagtcaacctggtccctaccgtccactcgtaggcgttccaactttcatggtgggcggtagcagagcaaccaaagtataaataaaaagatagatttaactatagtaagttgttttataaggatttattctgccaaatttagcgaaaatccgacataaagtatttaTACTTGGTAAgtattaattattatatgctttaacttgctgtaactctgctttataaattttatgaagtaaagttacttccctactatataaatcaccattactgtggaaccggtgagtggttagaaaattttactactaacagagatacaaaattgggcagtaggtataaaaaggttgactacccctggtttatgAAAGTTTATTTTCACTTTAATCACTTAAACTTATTACAAATAAGACAAAAACCTATTTTCCTTACCAAAACCTTTCATTGCTTTACGGAGAATTTCTGCATCTCTCATAGCATCAAAGTTGGCAGCTGGTCGAATTGTTCCCTGGGTCCCCAGAGTCATTGCAGCAGGCTGAGAACAAGAGGCATGAAATCTAAGTCAGTCATTGTGGTGATTATACACATATactaaatcattatgttgtacacctaaaactaatacaatgtcatatgtcaatcatttctcaataaaaatggagaggccctggccaattggctcagcagtagagcatcagcccggcgtgtgaaagtcccgggttcaattcccagccagggcacacaggagaagaacccatctgcttcttcacccttccccctctccttcctctctatctctctcttcccctcccacagccaaggctccattggagcaaagttggcccggatgctgaggatggctccatgacctctgcctcaggcgctagaatggctccgattgcagcggagaaacaccctagatgggctgagcctcgccccctggtgggcatgccgggtggatcccagtcgggagcatgcgagaatctgtctgactgcaacccccctctccccccactctcactttggaaaaatacaaaaaaaaaaaccaacttgagaaaaaataatatgaaaaaaaatgttcactttctttagcaacaacaacaaaaaatgcaaattaaaaaatatcccaagccctggccagttggctcagtggtagagcgttggcctagcgtgcggaggacccgggttcaattcccggccagggcacatagaagaagcgcccatttgcttctccacccctccgccgcaccttcctctgtgtctctctcttcccctcctgcagccaaggctccattggagcaaagatggcctgggcgctggggatggctctgtggcctctgcctcaggcactagagtggctctggtcgcaacatggcgacgcccaggatgggcagagcatcgctccctggtgggcagagcatcgccccatggtgggcgtgccgggtggatcccggtcgggcgcatgcgggagtctgtctgtctctccctgtttccagcttcagaaaaatgcaaaaaacaaacaaacaaaaaaaaaaacccaaaaatatttgaaagtttgTTCCTTGGCAATATGTCCTCAGTTtgcctcaaataaactcataaaaaaaattttcttgttgtttttgtattcagtgagaggagggaaagcagagagacagactctcacatgtgtccgattgggatccacccagcaagcccactagaggtgatgctctgcccatctgtggctttgttctattgttcagcaactgagctcttctt contains:
- the ANXA7 gene encoding annexin A7 isoform X2 — translated: MSYPGYPPTGYPPFPGYPPAGQESSFPPPGQYPYPSGFPPMGGGAFPAAPSSGYPGAGGYPAPGGYPAPGGYPGAPQPGGAPSYPGGPGFGAPPSGAGFSGYPQPPSQSYGGGPAQVPLPGGFPGGQMPSQYPGGQAPYPSQPAAMTLGTQGTIRPAANFDAMRDAEILRKAMKGFGTDEQAIVDVVANRSNDQRQKIKAAFKTMYGKDLIKDLKSELSGNMEELILALFMPTTYYDAWSLRNAMKGAGTQERVLIEILCTRTNQEIQEIVRCYQSEFGRDLEKDIRSDTSGHFERLLVSMCQGNRDENQNVNHQLAQEDAQRLYQAGEGRLGTDESCFNMILATRSFPQLKATMEAYSRMANRDLLSSVGREFSGNVESGLKTILQCALNRPAFFAERLYYAMKGAGTDDSTLVRIVVTRSEIDLVQIKQMFSQMYQKTLGTMIASDTSGDYRRLLLAIVGQ
- the ANXA7 gene encoding annexin A7 isoform X1; the encoded protein is MSYPGYPPTGYPPFPGYPPAGQESSFPPPGQYPYPSGFPPMGGGAFPAAPSSGYPGAGGYPAPGGYPAPGGYPGAPQPGGAPSYPGGPGFGAPPSGAGFSGYPQPPSQSYGGGPAQVPLPGGFPGGQMPSQYPGGQAPYPSQISTESFPSYPVFSPVSLDYSSEPAAMTLGTQGTIRPAANFDAMRDAEILRKAMKGFGTDEQAIVDVVANRSNDQRQKIKAAFKTMYGKDLIKDLKSELSGNMEELILALFMPTTYYDAWSLRNAMKGAGTQERVLIEILCTRTNQEIQEIVRCYQSEFGRDLEKDIRSDTSGHFERLLVSMCQGNRDENQNVNHQLAQEDAQRLYQAGEGRLGTDESCFNMILATRSFPQLKATMEAYSRMANRDLLSSVGREFSGNVESGLKTILQCALNRPAFFAERLYYAMKGAGTDDSTLVRIVVTRSEIDLVQIKQMFSQMYQKTLGTMIASDTSGDYRRLLLAIVGQ